The Nitrospira sp. KM1 genome includes a window with the following:
- a CDS encoding chlorite dismutase family protein — protein sequence MRRWYGTCAGLIALSIVFLSAPALAAGDRDTLLSEPGVYGTFAVFSLEDGWGKQDLTTRIAHLTAMKGVVEQHRERIAIDVYLLRGLSDHGDIMFRIHAPELRDTQKFLVDLQNSLFGKFLETVGIMNGLTKKANYVPGFSDQMKADLKAASESGPTPYAIVIPIRKSAEWWGLDQDTRAAMMKEHTEATLPYLKTVKRKLYHSSGVDDLDFITYFETSKLEDFHSLVLSLQKVKEYQYTRRFGHPTLLGTVKSLDGLIETLAQ from the coding sequence ATGAGACGATGGTATGGGACCTGCGCGGGATTGATTGCGTTAAGCATCGTATTCCTATCAGCGCCGGCCCTGGCTGCAGGGGATCGGGATACATTGCTCAGCGAGCCGGGGGTGTACGGAACGTTCGCCGTATTCAGCCTCGAAGACGGCTGGGGCAAACAGGACCTCACGACGCGCATCGCCCATCTGACGGCCATGAAAGGCGTGGTCGAGCAGCATCGTGAACGGATCGCCATCGACGTGTATCTGCTGCGAGGCCTTTCAGACCACGGCGATATCATGTTTCGCATCCATGCTCCGGAACTGCGCGATACCCAAAAGTTTCTGGTTGATCTGCAAAACAGCCTGTTCGGAAAATTTCTCGAAACCGTCGGGATCATGAATGGTCTGACCAAGAAGGCCAACTACGTTCCAGGCTTTTCCGATCAAATGAAGGCGGATCTGAAAGCGGCGAGCGAATCCGGCCCCACGCCTTACGCCATCGTCATACCGATCCGAAAAAGCGCCGAATGGTGGGGGCTCGATCAGGACACGCGAGCCGCGATGATGAAGGAGCATACGGAAGCCACCTTGCCGTATTTGAAGACCGTGAAGCGGAAGCTTTATCATTCCAGTGGAGTGGATGACCTCGATTTCATCACCTATTTCGAGACCTCCAAGCTCGAGGACTTTCATAGTCTGGTGCTGTCGCTTCAAAAGGTGAAAGAATATCAGTACACGAGGCGGTTTGGTCATCCGACGCTGCTGGGAACGGTCAAGTCGTTGGACGGGTTGATTGAAACTCTGGCGCAGTGA
- the purC gene encoding phosphoribosylaminoimidazolesuccinocarboxamide synthase, which yields MTSGTMLYEGKAKKIFATGHPDQVLQYFKDDATAFNALKRGTILGKGVINNKVSERLFRLLEQQGVPTHFIERKSDREMLTKKVTIVPVEVVVRNVVAGSLAKRLGLKEGEPIHPPLVEWYYKNDALGDPLLSDEHVRLLNLATPEQLAQIKRLALKVNGVLQPFFGERKMILVDFKLEFGVHKEALILADEISPDTCRFWDQTTGESMDKDRFRKDMGRIEEAYQEVLRRVCG from the coding sequence ATGACGTCAGGAACCATGCTCTATGAAGGCAAGGCAAAGAAAATTTTTGCCACAGGCCACCCTGACCAGGTGCTGCAATACTTCAAAGACGATGCCACGGCGTTCAACGCACTGAAGCGGGGGACAATTCTCGGCAAGGGAGTCATCAATAACAAAGTGTCCGAGCGGCTTTTCCGGCTGCTCGAACAACAGGGAGTGCCGACGCATTTCATCGAACGGAAGAGCGATCGTGAGATGCTGACGAAGAAGGTCACGATCGTACCTGTGGAAGTGGTCGTGCGGAACGTCGTCGCCGGGAGTTTGGCCAAGCGGTTAGGATTAAAGGAAGGCGAACCGATTCATCCCCCGCTTGTGGAGTGGTACTACAAGAATGATGCGTTGGGTGATCCGCTGCTGTCCGACGAACACGTGCGGCTGCTCAATCTCGCGACACCCGAGCAGTTGGCCCAAATCAAGCGGCTCGCATTGAAGGTGAACGGCGTATTGCAGCCGTTTTTCGGTGAACGCAAGATGATTCTTGTCGATTTTAAACTGGAGTTCGGCGTCCATAAGGAGGCGCTGATTCTGGCCGACGAAATTTCGCCGGATACGTGCCGCTTCTGGGATCAGACGACTGGGGAATCGATGGATAAGGACCGGTTCAGGAAGGATATGGGAAGAATCGAGGAGGCGTATCAGGAGGTGTTGAGGAGGGTGTGCGGATGA
- the purS gene encoding phosphoribosylformylglycinamidine synthase subunit PurS, translated as MKAKIHVTLKQGILDPQGKAIEHALDHLGFAGAANVRVGKYMELEVKETDRVKAEVQVKAMCEKLLANTIVEEYRYELV; from the coding sequence ATGAAGGCCAAAATTCACGTCACCTTGAAGCAAGGGATTCTCGATCCGCAAGGTAAAGCAATCGAGCACGCGCTGGATCATCTCGGTTTTGCCGGCGCCGCCAACGTGCGGGTCGGAAAGTATATGGAGCTTGAGGTCAAGGAAACCGACAGAGTGAAAGCCGAGGTTCAGGTGAAAGCCATGTGCGAAAAATTATTGGCCAATACGATTGTCGAAGAATATCGATACGAATTGGTGTAA
- the purQ gene encoding phosphoribosylformylglycinamidine synthase subunit PurQ produces MNIGIVVFPGSNCDHDCEHVFRDVLGQSVTMIWHKETSLNGLDAVVLPGGFSYGDYLRTGAIARFSPVMQAIKQFAAGGGLVLGICNGFQILLEAGLLPGVMLRNRSLHFICKDIYLKVENAATSFSGLCRSGQVLKIPIAHADGNYYTDPVTLAGLQANAQIVFRYCTEEGEVTPAANPNGSLDHIAGIRNAEGNVLGMMPHPERCAEPVLGNEDGRLILASMVETLKALKRPGTVAANR; encoded by the coding sequence GTGAACATTGGCATCGTCGTCTTTCCGGGATCGAACTGCGACCATGATTGCGAGCACGTCTTTCGCGACGTGTTGGGGCAATCCGTCACGATGATTTGGCATAAGGAGACCTCGCTGAACGGTCTCGACGCTGTCGTGTTGCCGGGAGGGTTCTCATATGGAGATTATCTCCGTACCGGCGCCATCGCGCGATTTTCTCCCGTGATGCAGGCGATCAAGCAGTTTGCGGCGGGTGGAGGGCTGGTGCTCGGCATCTGCAACGGATTTCAGATTCTACTCGAGGCCGGTTTGCTTCCCGGTGTGATGCTGCGGAACCGTTCCCTCCACTTCATTTGCAAAGACATCTATCTGAAGGTGGAGAACGCGGCCACGTCATTCTCCGGACTATGCCGGTCCGGTCAGGTCCTAAAAATCCCGATCGCGCATGCCGACGGCAACTACTATACAGACCCGGTGACCCTGGCGGGGCTGCAGGCCAACGCGCAGATCGTGTTCCGGTATTGTACAGAGGAAGGAGAGGTGACGCCGGCCGCCAACCCTAACGGCTCGTTGGACCATATAGCCGGCATTCGCAATGCCGAGGGCAACGTGCTGGGAATGATGCCGCATCCCGAACGGTGCGCGGAGCCGGTCTTGGGAAATGAGGACGGGCGATTGATTCTGGCATCGATGGTCGAGACATTGAAGGCGCTGAAACGGCCGGGAACGGTCGCGGCGAATCGGTAG